From Nitrospirota bacterium, a single genomic window includes:
- the murD gene encoding UDP-N-acetylmuramoyl-L-alanine--D-glutamate ligase, whose amino-acid sequence LEKSLVTRHSSLDFIVAEVSSFQLETIAKFKPRVAAILNITPDHLDRYEDMNAYINAKARIFENQGPEDYLILNADDPETMKVKSEKLKVRSERPKIYYFSRKREVEGVYLKDGMICCNFIDSSLVTRHSSLIAASEIKIKGVHNLENAMAASAIALVSGCPAQAVRDVLVDFPGLEHRLEFVEEIDGVSFINDSKGTNVGAVVKSLESFQGIILIMGGRDKASDFSILKDMVRQRVKTLILLGEAKEKIAKALGSFTETVFVRDMREAVEISAAKARRGDVVMLSPGCASFDMFRDFEDRGRKFKEAVRELKGALL is encoded by the coding sequence CTTGAAAAGTCACTCGTCACTCGTCACTCGTCTCTTGATTTTATCGTGGCAGAGGTGTCAAGTTTTCAACTCGAAACAATAGCTAAATTCAAACCCAGGGTTGCTGCGATTCTGAACATAACACCCGACCACCTCGACCGATATGAAGATATGAATGCGTATATAAATGCAAAGGCCAGGATTTTTGAAAATCAAGGGCCTGAAGATTACCTGATTCTTAATGCAGATGATCCGGAGACTATGAAAGTTAAAAGTGAAAAGTTAAAAGTGAGAAGTGAAAGACCCAAAATATATTATTTTAGTCGTAAGAGGGAGGTCGAAGGGGTCTATTTAAAGGATGGAATGATTTGCTGTAATTTTATTGACTCGTCACTCGTCACTCGTCACTCGTCACTTATTGCTGCCAGTGAGATAAAGATTAAAGGAGTCCACAACCTGGAAAATGCTATGGCTGCCTCTGCTATAGCGCTTGTATCAGGATGTCCAGCACAGGCTGTCAGGGATGTCCTCGTGGATTTTCCTGGCCTCGAGCACAGGCTGGAGTTTGTAGAGGAAATTGATGGGGTAAGTTTTATAAATGATTCAAAGGGAACCAATGTCGGAGCGGTTGTGAAATCTCTTGAAAGTTTTCAAGGGATAATCCTGATCATGGGTGGAAGGGATAAGGCTTCGGATTTCTCAATTTTGAAGGATATGGTGAGACAGAGGGTTAAGACACTAATTCTCTTAGGAGAGGCAAAAGAGAAGATTGCAAAAGCTCTCGGCAGTTTTACCGAGACGGTTTTTGTAAGGGATATGAGAGAGGCCGTGGAGATTTCAGCGGCAAAGGCCAGGAGGGGAGATGTTGTCATGCTTTCTCCCGGGTGTGCGAGCTTTGATATGTTCAGGGACTTTGAAGACAGGGGCAGAAAATTTAAAGAGGCGGTGAGGGAGTTAAAGGGTGCTTTACTCTAA
- a CDS encoding D-alanyl-D-alanine carboxypeptidase, translated as MKKQFKVQSFALRVSKGSKFKVDERKILFLIVFFLFTIHYPLFTASAEASALTARGAVVMEASTGRLLFAKNPDLRLAPASTAKIMTAIIVVERADLDESVTISSRATSQSGSRLHLRRGNTIRIEDLLYASLMESANDATVALAEAVAGSEREFVKLMNQKAIQIGAADTRYVNATGLPGKGQYITAYDLSRIMRYAMRNPVIKEILSTKAREINTDSGRNIFVRNSNKLLWREDDMIGGKTGFTRAARHCFVGVAEKDGSEVISAVLGSSSRNKLWAEANGLFERGFRVIDMQEEPAVYVVKTDFKDRKPLARKARSKKIKKRASKGTTTNVYKKADKGAGLVYKGMDKGNQG; from the coding sequence ATGAAAAAACAGTTCAAAGTTCAAAGCTTCGCCCTGAGGGTTTCGAAGGGTTCAAAGTTCAAAGTTGATGAAAGAAAAATTTTGTTTCTCATCGTCTTTTTTTTATTCACTATTCACTACCCATTGTTTACTGCATCTGCCGAGGCATCTGCCCTTACAGCACGGGGGGCTGTTGTAATGGAGGCTTCGACAGGCAGGTTATTGTTTGCCAAAAATCCTGACCTGAGGCTTGCCCCGGCAAGCACGGCAAAGATAATGACAGCGATTATTGTTGTTGAAAGGGCAGACCTCGATGAAAGTGTAACTATTAGCTCAAGGGCTACGTCCCAGTCAGGCTCAAGATTACATCTTAGAAGGGGTAATACAATCAGAATCGAGGACCTGCTTTACGCTTCACTTATGGAGTCAGCCAATGATGCCACAGTAGCACTTGCCGAAGCTGTTGCCGGTAGTGAGAGAGAGTTTGTAAAACTTATGAACCAGAAGGCCATTCAGATCGGCGCAGCCGACACCAGATACGTTAATGCTACAGGTCTTCCAGGGAAAGGCCAATATATAACTGCCTATGACCTATCAAGGATAATGCGTTATGCCATGAGGAATCCTGTTATAAAAGAAATCCTCTCGACAAAAGCCAGAGAGATAAACACTGACAGTGGTAGGAATATCTTTGTCAGAAATTCAAATAAACTCCTCTGGAGAGAAGACGATATGATTGGCGGGAAAACTGGTTTTACCAGGGCAGCAAGGCACTGCTTTGTTGGCGTGGCTGAAAAAGATGGTTCAGAGGTCATATCTGCTGTCCTGGGGAGTTCAAGCAGAAATAAGCTCTGGGCAGAGGCCAACGGACTTTTTGAAAGAGGATTCAGGGTTATAGACATGCAGGAGGAGCCGGCAGTGTATGTTGTGAAGACAGACTTTAAAGATAGAAAGCCTTTAGCCAGAAAAGCAAGGTCTAAAAAGATTAAAAAGAGGGCATCAAAGGGCACAACCACTAATGTTTATAAAAAAGCTGATAAGGGAGCAGGTCTTGTTTACAAAGGAATGGATAAAGGGAATCAAGGATAA
- a CDS encoding phospho-N-acetylmuramoyl-pentapeptide-transferase → MLGDLFYNLHDIFSPFNVFKYITFRTALAVITALFLSFVLTPLMIDRLRRLSLTQYIREDGPKAHHEKAGTPTMGGVLILMSIIITVLMWGDLQNKYIWIMLFAMVGFGLIGFADDYLKIIGRNSKGLRAWYKFGAQIFLALAIGLLLYYDPKDPYGSVLSIPFFKKWLIDIGWFYIPFSILVIVGSSNAVNLTDGVDGLAIGLVGIATLANGALVYISGHSGFAKYLQVLYLPGTGELTVFCGAMFGASLGFLWYNSYPAEIFMGDVGSLGLGGALGTLAVLTKHEIVLAIVGGIFVIEALSVILQVASYKLTGKRVFKMAPIHHHFELKGWPEPKVIVRFWIVGIALALLSLTTLKLR, encoded by the coding sequence ATGTTAGGTGACCTTTTTTATAATCTGCACGATATTTTTTCTCCCTTTAATGTATTCAAATACATTACCTTCAGGACTGCCCTCGCAGTGATTACCGCCCTCTTTCTCAGTTTTGTGCTTACCCCATTGATGATAGACAGACTCAGGCGGTTAAGCCTTACCCAGTATATAAGGGAAGACGGGCCAAAGGCTCACCATGAAAAGGCAGGGACTCCGACCATGGGTGGTGTGTTAATTCTCATGTCGATAATAATAACTGTTCTGATGTGGGGCGACCTGCAAAATAAATACATATGGATAATGCTTTTTGCCATGGTCGGGTTTGGTCTTATTGGTTTTGCTGACGATTATCTTAAGATTATTGGACGGAATTCTAAAGGACTGAGGGCATGGTATAAATTCGGGGCGCAGATATTTCTTGCCCTTGCAATAGGGCTTTTGCTTTATTACGACCCGAAAGACCCGTACGGCTCGGTGCTCAGCATTCCATTTTTTAAGAAATGGCTCATAGATATAGGATGGTTTTACATCCCATTTTCAATTCTTGTAATTGTAGGCTCTTCAAATGCGGTAAACCTTACCGATGGAGTGGATGGCCTTGCCATAGGGCTTGTTGGAATAGCAACATTGGCCAATGGTGCTCTTGTATATATATCAGGGCATTCAGGTTTTGCCAAGTATCTACAGGTCCTCTACCTGCCCGGGACAGGAGAGCTTACGGTTTTCTGTGGCGCTATGTTTGGCGCCTCCCTGGGCTTTCTCTGGTACAACAGTTATCCTGCAGAGATATTTATGGGAGATGTGGGCTCTCTTGGCCTTGGTGGTGCCCTCGGGACCTTAGCTGTTCTAACAAAGCATGAAATAGTCCTTGCAATAGTTGGAGGGATCTTTGTCATTGAGGCCCTTTCAGTAATATTACAGGTGGCATCGTATAAGCTTACTGGCAAAAGGGTTTTCAAGATGGCTCCCATCCATCATCATTTTGAGCTGAAGGGATGGCCTGAGCCAAAAGTGATAGTCAGGTTCTGGATTGTAGGGATAGCACTTGCCCTGTTAAGTCTTACAACCCTTAAATTGAGGTGA
- a CDS encoding UDP-N-acetylmuramoyl-tripeptide--D-alanyl-D-alanine ligase: MNSEQKTDMALTVEEIIKATGGRLLAGNGVLFSGVSINSKTILKDEIFFALRGRRFDGHDFLDEALAKGAGAVVNFPPMKPPKGKVVICVDNTLKALQQLSHYKRTMQKVPVIAITGSNGKTTTKEMTAAVLSKRFKVLKNDGNLNNHIGVPLSLLKLTNEDEVIVLEMGMSAKGEIRKLCEIAVPTHGVITNIGFAHLETLKDIRAVRDAKLEILSGLDVAIVNADDSFLMEGVAPFKGRVITFAVDNNADVKADDIFKTEKGSNFTLHFNDGSLRPGRKIKIALGVHGVFNIYNALAASAVGLSLGISLDEIKEAIEGYAGFPMRFEIMRCGEITIINDAYNANPSSMREALRELVNLRGTGGERLIAALGDMLELGAIAGEAHRALAGLLSELGIDVFIAVGEMMGIAALEAKGMEVHRFKDADEARQNISNIIRQGDIILVKGSRAMGMERVMEGIISNSSDPLRQLC; this comes from the coding sequence GTGAACAGTGAACAGAAGACAGATATGGCATTGACCGTAGAAGAAATTATTAAAGCAACTGGTGGAAGGCTCCTTGCCGGTAACGGTGTTTTGTTTTCAGGGGTCTCGATTAATTCGAAAACCATACTGAAGGATGAGATATTCTTTGCATTGAGGGGGCGGAGATTCGATGGCCATGACTTTCTTGATGAGGCCCTCGCAAAAGGCGCGGGGGCAGTTGTGAATTTTCCACCCATGAAACCGCCGAAAGGGAAGGTTGTTATTTGTGTAGACAATACGCTGAAGGCCCTGCAGCAACTGTCACATTATAAAAGGACAATGCAGAAAGTCCCTGTTATTGCCATTACAGGGAGCAACGGTAAAACAACGACCAAGGAGATGACAGCAGCAGTTCTTTCAAAGCGGTTCAAGGTTCTTAAAAATGATGGCAATCTTAACAATCATATAGGTGTGCCCCTGAGTCTCCTTAAGCTCACGAATGAAGATGAGGTTATAGTCCTTGAGATGGGGATGAGTGCAAAAGGCGAAATAAGGAAGCTCTGTGAAATTGCTGTCCCAACTCACGGGGTTATTACAAATATAGGTTTTGCCCACCTCGAGACCCTTAAAGACATCAGGGCTGTGAGGGATGCAAAACTTGAAATCCTCAGTGGACTTGACGTGGCTATTGTTAATGCTGATGACTCCTTTCTTATGGAAGGCGTAGCCCCTTTTAAAGGCAGGGTTATTACCTTTGCAGTGGACAACAATGCTGATGTGAAGGCCGATGATATCTTTAAAACTGAAAAGGGAAGTAACTTCACATTGCATTTTAACGATGGGTCGTTGCGACCAGGCAGGAAAATAAAGATAGCATTGGGTGTCCATGGCGTGTTTAACATCTATAACGCCCTGGCTGCCTCAGCAGTGGGCCTTTCTCTGGGCATTTCCTTAGATGAGATAAAAGAGGCCATTGAAGGCTATGCAGGTTTCCCTATGAGATTCGAGATTATGAGATGCGGGGAAATAACAATAATAAACGATGCATACAATGCAAACCCATCATCCATGCGTGAGGCACTGAGAGAACTTGTAAACTTAAGAGGCACTGGCGGAGAAAGGCTTATTGCAGCCCTCGGAGATATGCTTGAGTTAGGTGCAATTGCAGGGGAGGCCCACAGGGCTCTGGCAGGGCTGCTATCCGAGCTCGGTATTGATGTATTTATAGCTGTCGGGGAGATGATGGGCATTGCTGCACTGGAGGCTAAAGGCATGGAGGTTCACAGGTTTAAGGATGCAGATGAGGCCAGGCAAAACATCTCTAACATCATCAGGCAGGGAGACATAATACTCGTTAAGGGTTCAAGGGCAATGGGCATGGAGAGAGTCATGGAGGGCATAATTTCCAACTCATCTGATCCGCTGAGGCAGCTATGTTAG
- a CDS encoding UDP-N-acetylmuramoyl-L-alanyl-D-glutamate--2,6-diaminopimelate ligase, with the protein MTIGELCKGLKIERCYGSFDREIKGIAYDSRLVKEGFLFVAIKGFLTDGHKYIKDALKRGAVAVVVEQEVDLHSEMTFLKVADTREALALLSSAFYNYPSQKLSLVGVTGTNGKTTTTYITKSILNSWDKKVGLLGTIQYIIADKVIAAPHTTPESLDLQGYLRDMVENGVEYVVLEVSSHSLALKRVEGCSFKVAVFTNFTQDHLDFHGTMDNYLKAKKKLFGYLTHDGSAVLNWDDPAVRSIAEELRCRVITYGFGDGAMLKVRDVKSNMSGLSFKVQTPDAEFSVTSPLVGRNNVYNILAAVGSAYSLGVGEEAIVNGVRKVEPVPGRFERVDLGQGFLAVVDYAHTEDALRRLIEEARNITRGKVITVFGCGGDRDRGKRPKMGSVASQLSDFVIVTSDNPRTEDPEKIISDVAAGITKNNYAALPDRAEAIRAAVERARDGDTVLLAGKGHEDYQEIKGMRYPFSDREVLRETILKTVNSEQ; encoded by the coding sequence ATGACCATTGGTGAACTTTGTAAGGGGCTGAAGATAGAAAGATGTTATGGCTCATTTGATAGAGAAATAAAAGGGATTGCATATGATTCAAGACTTGTAAAAGAGGGTTTCTTATTTGTGGCTATTAAGGGGTTTTTAACTGATGGCCATAAATATATCAAAGACGCTTTAAAGAGGGGGGCGGTAGCAGTGGTTGTAGAGCAGGAAGTTGATCTTCATTCGGAGATGACTTTTCTCAAGGTTGCCGATACGCGCGAAGCCCTGGCTCTCCTTTCATCTGCCTTTTATAATTATCCATCTCAAAAATTGTCTCTTGTTGGAGTTACCGGAACTAACGGTAAGACCACCACAACCTATATAACAAAAAGTATTCTCAATTCATGGGATAAAAAGGTTGGCCTTTTAGGAACGATTCAGTATATAATAGCAGACAAAGTTATTGCAGCGCCTCATACGACTCCAGAATCCCTTGACCTACAGGGGTATCTAAGGGATATGGTGGAAAATGGGGTTGAGTATGTTGTGCTTGAGGTATCCTCCCACTCTCTGGCCCTTAAGCGGGTAGAGGGTTGCAGTTTCAAGGTTGCTGTATTCACAAACTTTACTCAAGACCACCTGGATTTCCACGGCACAATGGACAATTATCTTAAAGCCAAAAAGAAACTATTTGGCTACCTCACGCATGATGGGAGCGCTGTGCTGAACTGGGACGACCCAGCAGTAAGAAGTATTGCAGAGGAGCTTCGGTGCAGGGTTATAACCTATGGTTTTGGTGATGGTGCGATGCTTAAAGTTAGAGATGTTAAGAGTAATATGAGCGGGCTTTCCTTTAAGGTTCAAACTCCAGACGCAGAGTTTTCTGTAACTTCTCCCCTTGTGGGGCGCAACAATGTATATAACATCCTCGCTGCTGTTGGTTCGGCCTATTCACTTGGAGTAGGAGAAGAGGCCATAGTAAATGGCGTGAGAAAAGTTGAACCTGTCCCTGGACGTTTTGAAAGGGTTGACCTCGGGCAGGGTTTTCTTGCTGTGGTTGATTATGCCCATACCGAGGATGCCCTGAGGAGATTGATTGAGGAGGCAAGGAATATAACGAGAGGTAAAGTTATTACGGTCTTTGGCTGCGGAGGTGACAGAGACAGGGGCAAGAGGCCAAAGATGGGTTCTGTAGCGTCACAGTTGAGTGATTTTGTAATTGTTACCTCTGACAACCCGAGGACCGAAGACCCGGAGAAAATAATAAGCGATGTAGCTGCTGGTATAACAAAGAACAATTATGCAGCGCTGCCTGACAGGGCAGAGGCTATCAGGGCAGCAGTAGAGAGGGCCAGGGATGGGGATACTGTCCTCCTTGCAGGAAAGGGCCATGAGGATTATCAGGAGATTAAAGGAATGCGCTATCCATTTAGCGATAGAGAAGTTCTGAGAGAGACAATTTTAAAGACAGTGAACAGTGAACAGTGA
- a CDS encoding penicillin-binding protein 2, translating into MNDRPGRTDKRATILVTIIIFGFSIIFFRLMALMIFEHKTLAQKARMQYLRVEALKPKRGAIYDRKMREMAVNIDTNSLYGVPSQVVNTKNLSKSLSPIINVGSRQIETKLSSDKNFVWLARKLDDKTAARIRVLKLEGVGFLTEAKRYYPKAILASHVIGFADIDNQGLEGVELKYDSYIKGIGGKAFHGRDARGNSLSDGITNDIPGASIVLTIDEGLQYITERELEKAMAKWQAKAATAIMMDPMTGEMLAMANRPAYDPNFSSRASPPARRNRAITDIYEPGSTFKAVLAAGALEEAVVSMGDKFDCSKGFIEINRRIIRDVHKHEVLTFSEVIQKSSNVGTIQLSLRMGKDKFYKYIKAFGFGEKTDIDLIGEVSGILRKPENWSGTSIASIAIGQEIGVTPLQILGAYAAIANGGNLMKPYIVSEIIDSSGDTLKTFSPKIERRVISEATARKMVNVLKTVVEEGGTAGQAAIKGNFVAGKTGTAQIVEPETGKYSKTKYISSFVGFVPADNPKIALIVVIHEPKGAIYGGTVAAPVFKNIVDQALAYLNVPLEKEDSNTLLVRR; encoded by the coding sequence ATGAATGACAGACCTGGTCGCACCGACAAAAGGGCAACCATATTGGTCACAATAATAATTTTTGGGTTCTCAATAATATTTTTCAGATTGATGGCCCTTATGATTTTTGAACATAAAACCCTCGCTCAGAAAGCACGAATGCAGTATCTGAGGGTAGAGGCACTGAAGCCTAAAAGGGGCGCTATATACGATAGGAAGATGAGAGAGATGGCAGTGAATATTGACACGAACTCTCTTTATGGAGTGCCATCACAGGTGGTGAATACAAAAAATCTCTCTAAGAGTCTTTCACCTATTATAAATGTTGGTTCGAGGCAGATTGAGACCAAACTTTCATCAGATAAAAACTTTGTATGGCTTGCAAGAAAACTCGATGATAAGACAGCGGCAAGGATAAGGGTTTTGAAACTTGAAGGGGTTGGTTTTTTAACAGAGGCAAAACGTTATTACCCGAAAGCTATACTGGCCTCCCATGTTATTGGCTTTGCTGACATTGATAATCAGGGGCTTGAGGGCGTGGAGCTCAAATATGATAGTTATATAAAAGGGATAGGTGGAAAAGCCTTCCACGGCAGGGATGCCCGTGGCAATAGTCTTTCTGATGGCATTACAAATGATATTCCTGGTGCAAGCATAGTCCTGACAATAGATGAAGGCCTTCAATATATAACAGAGAGAGAGCTGGAAAAGGCCATGGCAAAATGGCAGGCAAAGGCAGCAACGGCAATAATGATGGACCCCATGACAGGTGAGATGCTTGCTATGGCCAACAGGCCTGCTTATGACCCTAATTTTTCGAGCCGGGCTTCTCCTCCGGCAAGGCGCAACAGGGCTATTACAGACATATATGAGCCCGGCTCGACTTTTAAAGCTGTTCTGGCTGCAGGCGCGCTGGAGGAAGCAGTGGTATCTATGGGTGATAAATTTGATTGTTCCAAAGGCTTTATAGAAATTAACAGAAGAATAATCCGTGACGTCCATAAACATGAGGTATTGACCTTCAGCGAAGTAATACAAAAATCATCCAATGTCGGAACTATACAGTTAAGCCTGAGGATGGGTAAGGATAAATTTTATAAATACATTAAGGCTTTTGGTTTTGGGGAGAAGACAGATATAGACCTCATAGGAGAAGTGAGCGGCATTTTAAGGAAGCCTGAAAATTGGTCCGGGACATCGATTGCTTCAATTGCAATAGGGCAGGAAATCGGCGTTACTCCGCTACAGATCCTCGGGGCCTACGCAGCTATTGCCAATGGCGGCAATTTGATGAAGCCCTACATCGTCTCTGAGATAATTGATTCTTCTGGTGATACATTGAAAACTTTTTCGCCAAAAATCGAAAGGCGGGTTATATCTGAGGCAACTGCAAGAAAAATGGTAAATGTGTTAAAGACAGTGGTTGAAGAAGGAGGGACTGCAGGACAGGCCGCCATTAAAGGAAATTTTGTAGCAGGGAAAACAGGCACAGCCCAGATAGTTGAGCCTGAAACAGGGAAATATTCAAAGACTAAATATATAAGCTCTTTTGTTGGGTTTGTGCCTGCTGACAATCCGAAGATTGCCTTAATTGTGGTCATCCATGAACCAAAAGGTGCCATATATGGTGGAACTGTAGCTGCCCCTGTATTTAAAAATATAGTTGACCAGGCCCTTGCCTATCTCAATGTTCCTCTGGAAAAAGAAGACAGCAATACTCTACTTGTCAGAAGATGA